A window of Pirellula sp. SH-Sr6A contains these coding sequences:
- a CDS encoding sigma 54-interacting transcriptional regulator, translating to MSLLTTGEWRAAEAIAGIGYANPFLPERVVLEKKALGKSFRGIPAFLQFRPECSAADLFPNLVALRDRCEQLVGKLRSKLLAGEEAGKREWEVYEDLVLYLLYARYMSHAIEVPASGFRCRPEDDILASYDSFANDFRYFFEFKRTKLSSLLDRDTLFAGLFQIERAFFHIFRHIVGVSPAAAQLRATVWQSIFTHDMRRYRQSLYKQMGDIPTLITGPSGTGKELVAQSIAYSRFIEFDARKKRFAADYSASFIGLNLSSISPTLIESELFGYVKGAFTGAHQDRKGFLDPAICSGYGTVLLDEIGELDTYLQVKLLRVLQSREFQRVGDTRSCKFIGKIIAATNRDLAEEMKEGRFREDFYYRLCADRIETPSLRIQLDEAPESIANFVRFIAVRIFPDTVDRTEQLVEQVVEWISRNLGSHYAWRGNFRELEQCVRSIVIRGNYLPVHDPFWQKRTPRTDFLSSVEKGSLDRERLLQGYFSLVYAQSGSYRAAGQRLGVDWRTVKEIVEKANLSQCNEQNG from the coding sequence ATGTCGCTCCTGACGACGGGTGAATGGCGGGCTGCGGAGGCAATCGCTGGTATTGGTTATGCCAATCCGTTTCTGCCAGAACGGGTTGTGTTGGAGAAGAAAGCTCTTGGAAAGAGCTTCAGGGGCATTCCCGCGTTTCTTCAATTCCGCCCGGAGTGTTCGGCGGCCGATCTGTTCCCAAACCTGGTAGCTTTGCGTGATCGCTGTGAGCAGTTGGTTGGGAAATTGCGCTCGAAGTTGCTTGCAGGAGAGGAAGCGGGGAAGCGGGAATGGGAAGTTTATGAAGATCTAGTTCTCTATCTGCTTTACGCTCGTTATATGAGTCATGCGATAGAGGTACCCGCATCCGGTTTTCGATGCCGTCCTGAGGACGATATTCTCGCAAGTTATGACTCGTTTGCGAACGACTTTCGATACTTCTTCGAGTTCAAACGCACAAAGTTGTCCTCGCTATTGGATCGAGACACACTTTTCGCCGGCCTCTTTCAGATCGAACGAGCCTTCTTTCATATCTTCCGCCACATCGTGGGAGTTTCGCCGGCTGCGGCGCAGCTAAGAGCTACCGTGTGGCAATCGATCTTCACCCACGACATGCGCCGCTATCGGCAGTCACTCTACAAGCAAATGGGTGATATTCCAACGTTGATCACAGGTCCCTCCGGTACTGGAAAGGAGCTAGTTGCTCAATCGATTGCGTACTCGCGATTCATCGAGTTCGATGCAAGGAAGAAGAGATTCGCTGCGGACTATTCCGCCAGCTTCATTGGCCTCAATCTGAGTTCGATTTCGCCAACACTCATCGAGTCGGAGTTGTTCGGTTATGTGAAAGGTGCGTTTACGGGTGCCCATCAGGATCGCAAGGGGTTTCTAGATCCGGCCATTTGTTCTGGATATGGTACGGTATTGCTGGATGAGATCGGCGAGTTGGATACCTACCTACAAGTCAAGCTGCTCAGGGTGCTGCAATCACGGGAGTTCCAGCGCGTCGGGGATACTCGCAGTTGTAAGTTCATTGGGAAGATCATTGCGGCGACAAACCGAGATCTTGCCGAGGAGATGAAAGAAGGACGTTTTCGGGAAGATTTTTATTATCGTTTGTGCGCAGACCGGATTGAAACACCTTCTCTTCGCATTCAACTCGATGAAGCACCCGAGAGCATCGCGAACTTTGTGAGATTTATCGCCGTTCGAATCTTTCCCGATACGGTCGATAGGACGGAACAACTGGTGGAGCAAGTAGTCGAATGGATCTCTCGAAATCTGGGATCCCATTACGCTTGGCGTGGAAACTTTCGGGAGTTGGAACAATGCGTGCGAAGCATCGTCATTCGTGGAAATTACCTGCCCGTGCACGACCCGTTTTGGCAGAAGAGAACGCCTCGCACTGATTTTCTGTCCAGCGTAGAGAAAGGCTCTCTCGATCGAGAACGCCTTCTACAAGGCTACTTCTCGCTCGTTTATGCCCAATCGGGTAGCTACCGCGCGGCCGGCCAGCGGCTTGGTGTGGATTGGCGAACGGTGAAGGAGATCGTAGAAAAAGCGAACTTGAGTCAGTGCAACGAGCAAAACGGTTAG
- the lysA gene encoding diaminopimelate decarboxylase, whose product MPKTINSFSTLRQNIAGIPVADLVKQFGTPTYVYDAAVIEERVRDLAKFDVIRYAQKACSNIAILDRLRRLGVVVDAVSAGEVKRALAAGFDPHSDPHGIVFTADVIDKEAAEIIRNKKLHVNCGSPDMIDQLGTLCPGASATLRINPGFGHGHSQKTNTGGPQSKHGIWHEQVIECLRRADLHNVAITGLHMHIGSGTDLEHLSQVGEALEKVAIEVGRTITTISAGGGLPVPYREGQTYVDLDQYFSIWDATRKRLESKFGHAIQLEIEPGRYLVAESGYLIAEIRAVKKMGDNLFYLLDAGFNDLARPILYGAYHPISIAHKTPKTDVPHIDVVVGGPLCESGDIFTQEEGGFVAKRSLPLASVGDHLILEVAGAYGFVMASNYNGRYRAPEVLIENGQPKCIRTREIFEDLIRGESIPSV is encoded by the coding sequence ATGCCAAAAACCATCAATTCCTTTTCCACGCTTCGTCAAAACATCGCCGGCATTCCCGTCGCGGATCTCGTCAAGCAATTCGGCACGCCTACATACGTTTACGATGCTGCAGTCATTGAAGAGCGTGTTCGAGATCTCGCGAAGTTCGACGTCATTCGATACGCGCAAAAGGCTTGCTCCAATATCGCCATTCTCGATCGACTCAGACGGCTCGGTGTCGTCGTCGACGCAGTCAGTGCAGGCGAAGTCAAACGGGCGCTGGCAGCCGGCTTCGACCCTCATAGCGACCCCCATGGAATCGTCTTCACCGCCGATGTCATCGACAAAGAAGCTGCGGAGATCATTCGCAACAAGAAGCTGCACGTAAACTGCGGTTCGCCCGATATGATCGATCAACTGGGAACCCTGTGCCCTGGCGCGAGCGCAACTCTTCGAATCAATCCAGGGTTCGGGCATGGACACAGCCAAAAGACCAATACCGGAGGACCGCAATCCAAGCATGGAATCTGGCACGAACAAGTGATCGAGTGCCTGAGACGCGCCGATTTGCATAACGTCGCTATCACTGGACTCCACATGCACATTGGTTCTGGCACCGACCTGGAGCATCTGTCTCAAGTCGGAGAGGCTTTGGAGAAAGTTGCGATAGAAGTTGGCCGTACGATTACGACGATCAGCGCAGGAGGTGGGCTGCCAGTTCCTTATCGCGAAGGTCAGACCTATGTCGATTTGGACCAATACTTCTCCATTTGGGATGCTACGAGAAAGCGACTTGAGTCCAAGTTTGGGCATGCCATTCAACTAGAGATTGAACCGGGTCGCTATTTGGTTGCCGAAAGCGGTTACTTGATCGCTGAGATCCGCGCTGTCAAGAAAATGGGTGACAATCTCTTTTACCTTCTCGATGCCGGATTCAACGATCTAGCGCGACCTATCCTTTACGGTGCGTACCACCCCATTTCGATCGCACACAAAACTCCGAAAACAGACGTACCCCACATCGATGTCGTAGTGGGTGGACCGCTTTGCGAATCGGGCGACATCTTCACCCAGGAGGAGGGAGGGTTTGTCGCCAAGCGATCGCTCCCGCTCGCATCCGTTGGGGATCACTTGATCCTCGAAGTAGCGGGTGCCTATGGTTTTGTCATGGCGAGCAACTACAACGGACGGTACCGAGCCCCCGAGGTCTTGATCGAGAATGGACAACCAAAGTGCATTCGTACGCGAGAAATATTCGAAGACTTGATTCGTGGCGAATCGATCCCGTCGGTGTAG
- a CDS encoding ABC transporter permease, whose translation MRLTPDQFWTYWEWLFERGGLLGGFLLALILSILGFLVGFLIATIKYGPTEGFLQVAKILGEFFSVDLPRMSIRRIFAIAKLSFKEAIRNRILIVVAVFVVAIMFAGWFLDPKASNPAQLYIPTVLTFTNWLMLLMGLFLSTFSIPRDITNRVIYTIVTKPVRPTEIFLGRVLGFVAVATMNLAIFGVMSYFFIVRGLSHSHDLESLQNDGLAGETTNVRFHSHSFTLNEDGLGTTNMVKGHRHIVRKVGDKIVITEQVDDLTARNPVYGTLRFTGRDGEENTGYNVGYMSEYQKYIEGDTLSSAIWTFENVNPRLFPDVLNFDMTLSAFRTYKGDIETPVGGVVIFRSLNGEVESDRIPFRVKEFQIDQHSIPLKLKGFRKGEPADLDFFTDIAQDGSFEVVVRCRDRGQYLGMAAADLYLRASEGTFLWNFVKGYISIWLQMFIVVCFGVMFSTFLSGPVAVIATISVIVLGMFGWFIDNLTTGKIAGGGPVEALVRLPLQSGSETQLDLGNEMIEGAIKGVDRGLLFSVSTLKSALPNLYDLETSDFIAYGVNLFDGLLARHLTIAFGYFVMTSVIAYFFLKTREMAG comes from the coding sequence ATGCGTCTTACACCTGATCAGTTCTGGACCTATTGGGAGTGGTTGTTCGAGCGAGGCGGACTCCTTGGTGGATTCCTGCTGGCCCTCATACTTTCCATCCTCGGATTCCTCGTCGGTTTTTTGATCGCGACGATCAAATACGGCCCGACCGAGGGCTTTCTTCAGGTCGCCAAAATCCTTGGTGAGTTCTTCTCGGTCGACCTTCCTAGGATGTCGATTCGGCGAATCTTCGCGATTGCCAAGTTGTCGTTCAAGGAAGCGATCCGGAATAGAATTCTCATCGTGGTGGCTGTCTTCGTCGTCGCCATCATGTTCGCAGGTTGGTTTCTAGACCCGAAGGCGAGTAATCCCGCACAACTCTACATTCCAACGGTCCTTACCTTTACGAATTGGCTCATGCTGCTGATGGGCCTCTTTCTGAGCACCTTCAGCATCCCACGCGATATTACGAATCGTGTGATCTACACGATCGTCACCAAACCGGTCCGTCCCACCGAGATTTTCCTCGGACGTGTTCTGGGCTTCGTGGCAGTTGCGACGATGAACTTGGCGATCTTCGGCGTCATGAGTTACTTCTTTATCGTTCGGGGACTTTCGCACTCGCACGATTTGGAAAGCCTTCAAAACGATGGTCTTGCAGGTGAAACGACCAATGTGCGTTTCCACAGCCACTCCTTCACTCTCAACGAAGATGGCCTCGGCACGACGAACATGGTGAAAGGTCACCGGCATATTGTTCGCAAAGTGGGTGACAAGATCGTCATCACCGAGCAAGTCGACGATTTGACGGCTCGCAACCCGGTGTATGGCACGCTCCGATTCACCGGTCGAGACGGCGAGGAGAACACCGGCTACAACGTCGGATACATGTCGGAATACCAGAAGTACATCGAGGGTGACACGCTTTCGTCTGCGATCTGGACATTTGAAAACGTGAATCCCAGACTGTTCCCGGACGTACTCAATTTCGACATGACTCTCTCAGCGTTCCGCACGTACAAAGGGGATATCGAAACCCCCGTCGGCGGCGTGGTCATATTCCGAAGTTTGAATGGCGAAGTCGAAAGCGACCGCATCCCGTTTCGAGTCAAGGAGTTCCAGATCGATCAGCATTCGATCCCTCTCAAGCTCAAAGGATTTCGGAAAGGGGAACCAGCCGACTTGGATTTCTTCACCGATATCGCTCAAGACGGGTCGTTTGAAGTCGTGGTTCGCTGTCGCGATCGAGGACAGTATCTCGGGATGGCGGCCGCGGATCTCTATTTGAGAGCGTCCGAAGGAACGTTTCTGTGGAACTTCGTCAAAGGGTACATCAGTATTTGGCTGCAGATGTTCATCGTGGTTTGCTTTGGCGTGATGTTCTCCACCTTCTTATCGGGGCCGGTTGCCGTCATCGCGACGATCTCGGTGATTGTTTTGGGAATGTTCGGATGGTTTATCGACAACCTCACCACCGGTAAGATTGCCGGAGGAGGGCCCGTGGAAGCATTGGTGAGACTCCCGTTGCAAAGCGGCTCCGAAACCCAATTGGACTTGGGAAATGAAATGATCGAAGGTGCGATCAAGGGCGTGGATCGAGGGTTGCTCTTTTCTGTCTCGACGCTGAAATCGGCCCTTCCGAACCTGTATGATCTAGAAACGTCGGATTTCATCGCCTATGGGGTTAACTTGTTTGACGGTCTGCTCGCGCGGCATCTCACGATCGCATTCGGGTACTTCGTGATGACCAGCGTTATTGCGTACTTCTTCCTCAAGACTCGAGAAATGGCGGGTTAA
- a CDS encoding rhomboid family intramembrane serine protease yields MGLYERDYYRDDTIRLQPDWDGKSAVSYLLLLNIAIYVANILLSNFKANDQGIVNNALMLAGSDATKPWLWWHTLSYAFVHDASANGGIWHIVFNMLGLYFLGRSVEDRYGKWEFLRIYLSAAVLCGVAWLLKNSLIGAPNSRLLGASGAVICIEMLFVLNFPKQVIYLFVFPVPAWVLGVFLVLSNLITTPTSQVAVDVHIMGILIAVAYFFLGWNFSFVQDLGGALRRLRRKWLGPKLRIHEDVELASGTDDAEADRILAKIHELGKDSLTAKERKFMEKYSRKVRARKQEF; encoded by the coding sequence ATGGGACTCTACGAACGCGATTACTACCGAGACGACACCATTCGACTACAGCCCGACTGGGATGGTAAGTCCGCAGTTAGCTATTTGCTCCTGCTCAATATCGCGATCTACGTCGCCAACATTCTTCTCAGCAATTTCAAGGCCAACGACCAGGGAATTGTCAACAACGCATTGATGCTCGCCGGTTCCGACGCGACCAAGCCATGGCTCTGGTGGCATACGCTTTCGTATGCTTTTGTGCACGATGCGTCCGCCAACGGTGGGATCTGGCATATTGTATTCAATATGCTGGGACTCTATTTCCTGGGACGATCGGTTGAGGATCGCTATGGAAAGTGGGAATTCCTACGCATCTATTTGTCTGCCGCAGTGCTCTGCGGGGTGGCTTGGCTGCTGAAGAACTCTCTGATCGGAGCACCAAACTCCCGATTGCTCGGCGCCTCGGGCGCAGTCATTTGCATCGAGATGCTGTTTGTATTGAATTTCCCCAAGCAGGTGATCTACCTGTTTGTCTTCCCGGTCCCAGCCTGGGTGCTTGGCGTTTTCCTGGTCCTTTCGAATTTGATCACTACCCCCACCTCTCAGGTGGCGGTCGATGTCCACATCATGGGTATCCTGATCGCGGTCGCGTACTTTTTCTTGGGATGGAATTTCTCGTTCGTCCAAGACCTCGGTGGTGCGCTCCGCCGATTGAGACGAAAGTGGCTTGGCCCCAAGCTTCGAATCCACGAAGATGTCGAACTTGCCTCAGGCACCGATGACGCCGAAGCGGACCGCATCCTGGCGAAAATACATGAGCTAGGAAAGGATTCCCTCACCGCCAAAGAACGCAAGTTCATGGAAAAATATTCGCGGAAAGTCCGCGCACGAAAACAAGAATTCTAA
- a CDS encoding bifunctional folylpolyglutamate synthase/dihydrofolate synthase: MDRSQPEYAEAIRYLYDRLNYEKTTDRPYTQQHYRLARMEALLESLGNPQSAAPVIHISGTKGKGSVAWLTAESLRRAGRRVGLYTSPHLEQLEERFVVNGVPVSPTQLVGAIDSIRKKLESWDESQLGIPTFFELTTAIAWFLFRELGCDVNVMEVGLGGRLDSTNVCRSLISVITSISFDHQAQLGNTIESIASEKAGIIKPGSHVIHGARHPDARRVIRDQAQSQRSELWELGTDFECHEQPKTAQQFDFQVHVAGNGLNGVPGVRLLMLGRHQMDNGSLAIAVCQKLNTFGWEIPESAYRQALEETQIPSRIELVSRQPDIIVDAAHNIASISSLIEALQTAYPTQKKTIVFASSKDKDYIAMLHQLMGFADQLIVTQYSNNPRFVPVELLEEEAKKAKVEFPKVDVLSATDSGIAMEYVRSQPQRDGLICFTGSFFLAAEVREALRNPFQPRRG, from the coding sequence ATGGACAGGTCGCAACCGGAATACGCCGAGGCAATTCGCTACCTCTACGATCGGCTCAACTACGAGAAGACAACGGACCGTCCCTACACCCAGCAGCATTACCGGCTCGCCCGGATGGAAGCCCTCTTGGAGTCGCTCGGAAATCCTCAATCCGCGGCTCCCGTCATCCACATCTCGGGAACAAAAGGGAAAGGCTCGGTTGCCTGGCTGACGGCTGAATCCCTTCGACGTGCGGGTCGCCGTGTCGGTCTCTATACCTCCCCGCACCTCGAGCAATTGGAAGAGCGTTTTGTCGTAAACGGAGTTCCGGTCTCCCCGACGCAATTGGTGGGTGCGATCGACTCGATTCGAAAGAAGCTCGAAAGTTGGGACGAATCTCAGTTGGGTATTCCCACCTTTTTTGAGCTGACGACGGCGATCGCCTGGTTTTTGTTCCGAGAGTTGGGGTGCGATGTGAATGTGATGGAAGTCGGTCTGGGAGGAAGATTGGATTCCACCAACGTTTGCCGAAGCTTGATCAGTGTTATCACCTCCATCAGTTTTGACCACCAAGCTCAACTTGGTAACACGATCGAATCGATCGCCTCGGAGAAGGCAGGGATTATCAAGCCAGGTAGCCATGTGATCCACGGTGCACGGCATCCCGATGCACGTCGCGTCATTCGAGACCAAGCCCAATCGCAACGAAGCGAACTATGGGAACTGGGCACGGACTTCGAATGCCATGAGCAACCAAAAACGGCTCAGCAGTTCGATTTTCAAGTTCATGTGGCTGGCAATGGCCTAAACGGTGTCCCAGGGGTCCGACTCCTCATGCTAGGTCGACACCAGATGGACAACGGATCGCTCGCCATCGCTGTTTGTCAAAAGTTGAACACTTTTGGCTGGGAAATCCCCGAATCGGCATATCGCCAAGCGCTGGAAGAAACGCAAATTCCATCCCGAATCGAACTTGTTTCTCGCCAGCCTGATATCATCGTCGATGCTGCACACAATATCGCGTCGATTTCTTCATTGATCGAAGCCTTGCAAACGGCATATCCCACTCAAAAGAAGACGATCGTATTCGCGTCATCCAAAGACAAAGACTACATCGCGATGCTGCATCAGCTCATGGGGTTCGCAGACCAATTGATCGTGACGCAGTATTCCAACAACCCACGATTTGTACCCGTGGAACTGCTCGAGGAAGAAGCCAAGAAAGCCAAAGTAGAGTTTCCCAAGGTGGATGTTCTGTCTGCGACGGATTCCGGTATTGCGATGGAATACGTCCGATCTCAACCGCAAAGAGACGGGCTGATCTGTTTCACAGGTTCTTTCTTTCTCGCTGCGGAAGTACGCGAGGCCCTTCGAAACCCCTTTCAACCCCGTCGCGGCTGA
- a CDS encoding ceramidase domain-containing protein — protein sequence MQSLIPFNQIMLQLYRERGGDPAFWAEPFNAISNASFLIAAALGLDFATRRRSLDPATLALIVLAATIGCGSFLFHTVPSIPTMWLDIIPITLFQILFLWLISRKLLSIPGWLAALIVMAVVGGSYALMPFKSPLNGSLFYIPSWVAMLVFSLIWAWTSHVERGLLALSVLFFTLAIAARSMDRDVTWSIGTHFIWHLLNGIVVYTALRSWVLASSRPDSELNV from the coding sequence ATGCAATCACTTATTCCTTTCAATCAAATCATGCTTCAGCTGTATCGCGAGCGGGGAGGCGATCCCGCGTTTTGGGCAGAACCATTCAATGCGATTAGCAATGCCTCGTTCCTTATCGCAGCTGCACTAGGATTAGATTTCGCAACGCGAAGGCGGAGTCTCGATCCTGCGACTCTCGCATTGATTGTGTTGGCCGCAACGATCGGCTGTGGAAGCTTCCTTTTCCACACGGTTCCATCTATTCCGACGATGTGGCTCGATATCATTCCCATCACCTTGTTTCAAATCTTATTCCTGTGGTTGATCTCCCGAAAACTACTTTCGATTCCTGGCTGGCTCGCAGCGTTGATCGTGATGGCTGTCGTGGGAGGGTCCTATGCCTTGATGCCGTTCAAGTCTCCCCTCAACGGTTCGTTGTTCTATATCCCGTCTTGGGTGGCCATGTTGGTCTTCAGCCTGATTTGGGCTTGGACCAGTCATGTCGAACGTGGATTGCTCGCACTTTCCGTTTTGTTCTTTACACTCGCTATCGCAGCCCGGTCCATGGATCGGGACGTGACGTGGTCCATCGGCACGCACTTTATATGGCATCTGTTGAATGGCATCGTGGTCTACACGGCATTGAGGTCGTGGGTTTTAGCGAGTTCTCGTCCGGATAGTGAACTAAACGTCTGA
- a CDS encoding ABC transporter ATP-binding protein, whose translation MSSAAPAAPETNPNPSSAPTNPDIIVETRSLGKIYRDFWGRKKVQALKSLDIEVRRGEIFGLLGPNGSGKSTTIKLMLGLLFPTSGRAFVFGKEATDVAKNERIGYLPEESYLYKFLNAEETLDFYGRLFDMPASVRKERTEALINMVGLQRARRRQLREYSKGMTRRIGLAQALINEPEFLVLDEPTTGLDPIGTREMKDLIVKLREQGKTILLCSHQLADVQDVCDRVAILHQGELKELGRVDSLLKVQDVTQIHAKGLDENTKAQIRELIAKSQGELLKMDNPTTTMEELFLDIVRDSENRPGRRSSSAS comes from the coding sequence ATGTCTTCAGCAGCTCCTGCAGCACCGGAAACCAATCCGAATCCATCCTCGGCTCCGACCAACCCGGACATCATCGTAGAAACGAGGAGTCTTGGGAAAATCTACCGCGACTTTTGGGGTCGAAAGAAGGTTCAGGCCCTCAAATCGCTCGACATCGAAGTCCGACGCGGGGAGATCTTCGGTCTCCTGGGTCCGAATGGATCCGGAAAATCGACCACCATCAAACTAATGCTGGGGCTCCTTTTTCCGACCTCCGGCCGAGCGTTCGTGTTTGGCAAAGAAGCGACCGACGTCGCAAAGAACGAGCGAATCGGATACTTGCCAGAAGAATCTTACCTTTACAAATTTCTGAACGCCGAAGAGACCCTTGATTTCTACGGCCGGCTTTTCGATATGCCCGCGAGCGTTCGAAAGGAGCGTACGGAGGCCTTGATCAACATGGTTGGCCTCCAGCGAGCTCGTCGCCGTCAGCTTCGAGAGTATTCAAAGGGGATGACCCGCCGAATCGGTTTGGCCCAGGCCTTGATCAACGAACCCGAGTTCCTCGTCCTCGACGAACCCACCACCGGTCTCGACCCGATCGGAACGCGTGAAATGAAGGATTTGATCGTCAAACTTCGTGAGCAAGGCAAAACCATCCTCCTTTGCTCCCACCAATTGGCGGATGTTCAAGACGTTTGCGATCGGGTCGCGATCCTTCACCAAGGAGAGCTCAAGGAACTGGGTCGAGTTGATAGTTTGCTCAAGGTACAGGATGTAACCCAGATTCACGCCAAGGGATTGGACGAAAATACCAAGGCGCAGATTCGCGAGCTGATCGCGAAATCGCAAGGCGAGTTGCTCAAGATGGACAATCCCACCACCACGATGGAAGAGCTTTTCCTCGATATTGTTCGAGACAGCGAAAACCGACCAGGCCGTCGGTCGTCGAGTGCGTCGTAA
- a CDS encoding Fe-S oxidoreductase, whose translation MTAFPREYMMSVDTLLSTRSLRARLAKFMSRPQRHRLLHGYPLAAAMRFAGEDERQRAAHCDPKFVLSRNPSHPMLVGVLPHPFCNPKISGCGFCTFPHEAFSSAKAAAVSAAVEHEVEQRVPPSSSFYQASVDALYFGGGTANLTPADSFRRLSHCLVQAFDLTKAEVSLEGVPRNFVLGKPLLLDVMTEEIPARHFRISMGIQTFSETQLEKMGRLGFGRPETFASAVDAAHVRGMTASGDLLCNLPGQTLEEMKSDVRKAIDIGLDQICLYHLVMFPGLGTAWSRDSSLTSALPSNPEAEHNWCSLRETLLQNGFHQTSLTNFEYKQFENDARRYRYEPISYESSHCQVMGFGPSGISFAASEDGHYALKTMNPESSLQYMQSVRSPSPIWNRYYSYDRSDWEVLQVTRRLASLRLDAHTVSMLQASDRWDRFSERLELLREKELIHGDRTGYELTPKGMFYSDSIAALMTEIRWDGRDELARNDVHTSNSGGHM comes from the coding sequence ATGACCGCATTCCCCAGGGAGTACATGATGTCCGTCGATACCCTTCTCTCGACAAGATCGCTTCGCGCCCGGTTGGCCAAATTCATGTCGCGACCGCAGCGACATCGTTTGCTCCATGGCTATCCTCTCGCGGCCGCAATGCGATTCGCGGGCGAGGACGAAAGGCAGCGTGCAGCCCATTGCGATCCGAAGTTTGTCTTATCCCGAAACCCCTCGCATCCGATGCTGGTAGGCGTGTTGCCTCATCCTTTTTGCAATCCGAAGATTAGTGGATGCGGCTTTTGCACTTTCCCGCATGAAGCCTTTAGCTCCGCGAAAGCGGCTGCGGTCTCTGCCGCAGTGGAACACGAGGTCGAGCAGAGGGTTCCCCCGTCCTCTAGTTTCTACCAAGCATCGGTCGACGCGCTCTATTTCGGGGGCGGGACGGCCAACCTTACACCGGCAGATTCCTTTCGTCGTCTATCGCATTGTCTCGTGCAAGCGTTCGATCTCACCAAGGCCGAAGTTTCGCTGGAAGGTGTTCCTCGCAACTTCGTTCTTGGCAAGCCATTGCTGCTCGATGTGATGACCGAGGAGATTCCTGCTCGTCATTTCCGAATCAGCATGGGTATTCAAACATTCTCAGAAACACAACTGGAGAAGATGGGGAGGTTAGGGTTTGGACGACCAGAAACGTTTGCATCAGCAGTGGACGCGGCACACGTACGAGGGATGACTGCCAGCGGCGATTTGCTTTGTAATCTTCCTGGTCAAACTTTGGAAGAGATGAAGTCAGACGTACGAAAAGCAATCGACATCGGGCTTGATCAAATCTGCCTTTATCATCTCGTTATGTTTCCTGGTTTAGGTACCGCTTGGTCTCGTGACTCCTCGTTGACTTCGGCTCTTCCGAGCAACCCGGAGGCAGAGCACAATTGGTGTTCGCTTCGCGAGACATTGCTGCAGAACGGATTTCACCAAACTTCCCTTACCAACTTCGAGTACAAACAATTCGAAAACGACGCCCGACGATATCGATACGAACCGATAAGCTATGAATCGAGTCACTGCCAGGTCATGGGATTTGGTCCTTCGGGGATCTCGTTTGCGGCCTCAGAGGATGGGCACTACGCGCTCAAAACGATGAATCCCGAGAGCTCGTTGCAATATATGCAATCGGTCCGTTCGCCATCGCCGATCTGGAATCGCTACTATTCATACGATCGCTCGGATTGGGAGGTGCTGCAAGTCACCCGACGTCTCGCTTCGCTTCGATTGGACGCCCACACGGTTTCGATGCTGCAGGCATCAGACCGGTGGGACCGATTCTCCGAAAGGTTAGAATTGTTGCGGGAGAAAGAGCTGATTCACGGGGATCGTACGGGGTACGAGCTTACTCCCAAAGGAATGTTCTATTCGGATTCCATCGCTGCGCTGATGACTGAAATACGGTGGGACGGCCGCGACGAATTGGCACGGAACGATGTGCACACCAGCAACAGTGGAGGGCATATGTAA